In a single window of the Carassius carassius chromosome 26, fCarCar2.1, whole genome shotgun sequence genome:
- the LOC132106059 gene encoding uncharacterized protein LOC132106059 gives MQRHKTQRFFDDQREKHNKRSASHKEVEQLSDEEKTELKQYTEDMCKADHPTTALDVYVLTKSNLLGGKGIELTVIDKNGKQLTVERYPGTNKSAGDIKLTLTKPAKTTHPSQADTQLYSGRFDIVQDDGRIVSVNSDHQNALYHAVAQATGSETKDLKMEALMLRKKVKNEIQINFESYTPLLILQRGYDFCLKNPSKYSITGGRIKKTDIALQNYLQSVKSIRCGDRILIRMYHLGFVGEYKSVVSARGSSKNTTGTLNTSHIPPKDSIRIAESVIDKPDSVSELKNKNLPLYNLISSMKTDSNGWNLIAMEVLGQDHRRALTTGPSSLSKTARKLLADTIIIGDVELLLKRCMILHHPLTSQKLREALGESIPSQCHVLSDEGIRGYYKAGYRNLVSEYSRMGILDQNQCERLDEWVTQDQHEDTNTAEYSQVLQGLQC, from the exons ATGCAAAGACATAAAACTCAGCGCTTCTTTGATGACCAGAGGGAAAAACACAACAAGAGATCTGCGAGCCACAAGGAAGTGGAACAGCTGTCAGATGAGGAAAAAACAGAGCTAAAGCAGTATACAGAAGATATGTGCAAAGCTGATCATCCTACTACAGCCCTCGATGTGTATGTGCTCACAAAAAGCAACCTGCTCGGTGGAAAAGGAATTGAACTCACTGTCATTGATAAAAATGGAAAACAGCTCACTGTGGAACGTTACCCAGGAACCAACAAATCAGCAGGCGATATAAAATTGACATTAACCAAGCCTGCAAAAACCACACATCCATCACA AGCTGATACACAGCTGTACAGTGGCCGTTTTGACATTGTACAAGATGATGGCAGAATAGTCAGCGTTAACTCGGATCATCAGAACGCTCTTTATCATGCTGTAGCACAAGCAACTGGCAGCGAGACAAAGGACCTAAAGATGGAAGCTTTGATGCTACGCAAGAAAGTGAAAAATGAG ATCCAGATAAACTTTGAGTCGTACACACCCCTGCTTATTCTCCAGAGAGGATATGACTTCTGCCTCAAAAACCCCAGTAAATACAGCATAACTGGAGGAAGAATAAAGAAGACCGACATTGCACTGCAGAACTACTTACAGAGTGTTAAATCCATCAGATGTGGTGATCGAATCTTGATCAGAATGTACCATCTTGGATTTGTTGGTGAATATAAAAG TGTTGTAAGTGCTCGGGGGTCCAGTAAGAACACCACAGGAACACTTAACACAAGCCACATTCCACCAAAGGACTCCATCAGAATTGCTGAGTCTGTCATAGATAAACCAGACTCAGTGAGCGagctgaaaaataaaaacctgcCGCTTTATAACCTAATCAGCAGCATGAAGACGGACAGTAATGGATGGAACCTGATTGCCATGGAGGTTCTGGGACAAGATCACAGACGAGCTCTGACTACGGGTCCAAGCAGCCTCTCAAAGACGGCCAG GAAACTTCTAGCAGACACCATAATTATTGGAGACGTGGAGCTTCTGCTGAAACGCTGCATGATTCTGCATCACCCGCTCACCTCACAAAAGCTGAGAGAAGCTCTAG GTGAAAGCATTCCCTCTCAGTGCCACGTTTTGTCCGATGAAGGTATCCGAGGCTACTACAAAGCAGGATACAGAAACCTGGTGTCAGAGTACAGCCGCATGGGAATCCTGGATCAGAACCAGTGTGAGCGTCTGGACGAGTGGGTGACTCAGGACCAGCACGAGGACACTAACACTGCAGAGTACAGCCAGGTTCTGCAGGGGTTACAGTGTTAG